From a region of the Kaistia sp. 32K genome:
- a CDS encoding GntP family permease: protein MGLLGIVLGLALLVGLAFRGWTVLLLAPLAALVAALFSGEPLLAHWTQTFMGSAAQFLAQFFPLFLLGALFGKLMEDSGSVTVIADAMIKRLGEGRAVLAVVLAGAIVTFGGVSLFVAFFVLAPMAGQVFRVANVPRRLMPAAIALGTSTFTMSAFPGTPSIQNAIPMPFFGTTPFAAPGLGIIASIIMLVFGMAWLGRVETAARKAGEGFGGTTTVDTANKEDGLRERAAAAHEFDTAELSRGERSAAAPSLFLAALPLVVVILVNMTMSLEILPRLDLAFLAEPRFGETSLAGVGGVWAVITALASAIVVALAINFRRLPAVRATIDAGANASVLPVLSVASLVGFGAVVAAMPAFQVVSDWVLGIGGGPLVSLAAATNILAALTGSASGGLTIALDALGPTYLERAAAIGMDPALLHRVAVMASGTLDSLPHNGAVVTLLAVCGVSHREGYRDIVMVGIVGAMIALVAVILLGGLFGSF from the coding sequence ATGGGACTGCTTGGCATCGTCCTCGGCCTCGCGCTCCTCGTCGGCCTCGCCTTCCGCGGCTGGACCGTGCTGCTGCTCGCGCCGCTCGCCGCCCTCGTCGCGGCGCTGTTCTCCGGTGAACCGCTGCTCGCCCACTGGACGCAGACCTTCATGGGAAGCGCCGCGCAGTTCCTGGCGCAGTTCTTCCCGCTCTTCCTGCTCGGCGCGCTGTTCGGCAAGCTGATGGAGGACAGCGGCTCGGTGACGGTCATCGCCGACGCGATGATCAAGAGGCTCGGCGAGGGTCGCGCCGTGCTCGCCGTGGTGCTCGCCGGCGCCATCGTCACCTTCGGCGGCGTCAGCCTGTTCGTCGCCTTCTTCGTGCTGGCGCCGATGGCGGGGCAGGTCTTCCGCGTCGCGAATGTACCCCGCCGGCTGATGCCAGCGGCGATCGCGCTCGGCACCTCGACCTTCACCATGTCGGCCTTCCCAGGCACGCCCTCGATCCAGAACGCCATCCCGATGCCGTTCTTCGGCACCACGCCCTTTGCCGCCCCCGGCCTCGGCATCATCGCCTCGATCATCATGCTGGTCTTCGGCATGGCCTGGCTCGGCCGGGTCGAGACGGCAGCGCGAAAAGCCGGCGAAGGCTTTGGCGGCACGACGACGGTCGACACCGCCAACAAGGAGGACGGCCTGCGCGAACGGGCGGCCGCAGCGCACGAGTTCGACACCGCCGAGCTTTCGCGCGGCGAGCGGAGCGCCGCGGCGCCGTCGCTCTTCCTCGCGGCGCTGCCGCTCGTCGTCGTCATTCTCGTCAACATGACGATGTCGCTGGAGATCCTGCCGCGTCTCGACCTCGCCTTCCTGGCCGAGCCCCGCTTCGGCGAGACCTCGCTCGCCGGCGTCGGCGGCGTCTGGGCGGTGATCACCGCGCTCGCCAGCGCCATCGTCGTCGCGCTGGCGATCAATTTCCGCCGCCTTCCGGCGGTGCGGGCCACCATCGACGCCGGCGCCAACGCCTCCGTGCTGCCGGTACTCAGCGTCGCGAGCCTCGTCGGCTTCGGCGCGGTGGTGGCGGCGATGCCGGCCTTCCAGGTCGTCAGCGACTGGGTGCTCGGCATCGGCGGCGGACCGCTCGTCTCGCTTGCCGCCGCGACCAACATCCTCGCCGCCCTGACCGGCTCGGCCTCCGGCGGCCTCACCATCGCGCTCGACGCGCTCGGCCCGACCTATCTGGAGCGCGCCGCCGCCATCGGCATGGACCCGGCCCTGCTCCACCGCGTCGCCGTGATGGCGTCCGGCACGCTCGACAGCCTGCCGCACAACGGCGCGGTGGTGACGCTGCTCGCCGTCTGCGGCGTCAGCCATCGCGAGGGCTATCGCGACATCGTCATGGTCGGCATCGTCGGCGCGATGATCGCCCTCGTCGCGGTCATCCTGCTCGGCGGCCTGTTCGGCTCGTTCTGA
- a CDS encoding carbohydrate ABC transporter permease codes for MAESSIAVTRSRAKNSETDLGPRHAGGATRWWILALLVTAVALTLFPFLLAAMNAVKSPTDYGANGPLGLPRSFDLSALFTFWAGVDFGRKLFNSALISGVVAIVAVALSLLNAYAIGIGKIRGRNWILVLFLMGVMVPQESLVYPIYYLFKSVGLYDTKTSVIIVFAVLQSAFGTYLLSAVMTAFPREIIEAAQMDGANKFQVLWHVVMPVLRPTLMVLGTFFFIWTWNEFLLPLVLLISNDNQTVSVAMGTLRGQYTSDPTTSAAAALLGIVPTVLFFLVFQRSLMRGITVGAIK; via the coding sequence ATGGCCGAAAGCTCGATCGCCGTGACACGTTCGCGCGCCAAGAATTCCGAGACCGATCTCGGTCCTCGCCACGCCGGCGGCGCCACGCGCTGGTGGATCCTGGCGCTCCTCGTCACCGCCGTGGCGCTGACGCTGTTCCCGTTCTTGCTGGCGGCGATGAACGCCGTCAAATCGCCGACCGACTATGGCGCCAACGGGCCGCTCGGCCTGCCGCGCAGCTTCGATCTCTCGGCGCTGTTCACCTTCTGGGCCGGCGTCGATTTCGGCCGCAAGCTCTTCAACAGCGCGTTGATCAGCGGCGTCGTCGCCATCGTCGCCGTGGCGCTCAGCTTGCTCAACGCCTACGCCATCGGCATCGGCAAGATCCGCGGCCGCAACTGGATCCTGGTGCTGTTCCTGATGGGCGTGATGGTGCCGCAGGAATCGCTCGTCTATCCGATCTACTACCTGTTCAAGTCGGTCGGCCTCTACGACACCAAGACGTCTGTCATCATCGTCTTCGCCGTGCTGCAGAGCGCCTTCGGCACCTATCTGCTGTCGGCAGTGATGACGGCGTTCCCGCGCGAGATCATCGAGGCGGCGCAGATGGACGGCGCCAACAAGTTCCAGGTGCTCTGGCATGTCGTCATGCCGGTGCTGCGCCCGACGCTGATGGTGCTCGGCACCTTCTTCTTCATCTGGACCTGGAACGAGTTCCTGCTGCCGCTGGTGCTATTGATCTCGAACGACAACCAGACGGTCTCGGTCGCGATGGGAACGCTGCGGGGGCAATACACCAGCGATCCCACCACGAGCGCCGCCGCGGCGCTGCTCGGCATCGTGCCGACGGTGCTGTTCTTCCTCGTCTTTCAGCGCAGCCTGATGCGCGGCATCACGGTCGGCGCCATCAAGTAG
- a CDS encoding MFS transporter has translation MQQTSQQQAMLAMLDRAPMGIAHYWLFLLSTGGTMLGGVSVFTLGVALPLLVQSFAINAAMQGLLGAALLAGAVPGAALGGPLADRFGRKPLMLIDTLVMMAGALIAVFAGDATILMLGLFVFGVGVGIDYPVSSTYVAEWMPAAARSRIMVATITFQAVGFMLAAALTAAILAVVDATDAWRGFMATLAALPLLFLLGRLFTPESARWLMSRGRNREAARSIGAVIAADRAKLAEMGAAAAEAVHLVAKTPEAVKSDGIAALFGSAYRRRTWLACVPWFLMDIASYGIGLFTPMLLADLHFGSARSGAVLADFSEIGGSSLIDIFLLVGFLAAFWVIPRYGHLRPQVYGFLGMTAGMLVLVAALWAGGPAHPSVAVIFAGFILFNLAMNVGPHSTTFALPAELFPTQLRGAGSGFASASAKVGAALGAFLLPIVKAEYGLSAVLLLVAGVSLLGALVTAVLVEELGGAASLEQRHGPDAQPAASDGKAALRSA, from the coding sequence ATGCAGCAGACCTCACAGCAACAGGCCATGCTGGCCATGCTGGATCGCGCGCCGATGGGCATCGCGCATTACTGGCTCTTCCTGCTGTCGACCGGCGGCACCATGCTCGGCGGCGTTTCCGTCTTCACGCTCGGCGTCGCCCTGCCGCTGCTGGTCCAGAGCTTCGCAATAAACGCCGCGATGCAGGGCCTGCTCGGCGCGGCTTTGCTCGCCGGCGCGGTTCCGGGCGCCGCACTCGGCGGCCCGCTCGCCGACCGCTTCGGGCGCAAGCCGCTGATGCTCATCGACACGCTGGTGATGATGGCAGGCGCGCTGATCGCTGTCTTCGCCGGCGACGCCACCATCCTGATGCTCGGCCTCTTCGTGTTCGGCGTCGGCGTCGGCATCGACTATCCGGTATCGAGCACCTATGTCGCCGAGTGGATGCCGGCCGCGGCGCGCAGCCGGATCATGGTTGCGACGATCACCTTCCAGGCGGTCGGCTTCATGCTGGCGGCGGCGCTGACGGCCGCGATCCTCGCCGTCGTCGACGCCACCGACGCGTGGCGCGGCTTCATGGCGACGCTGGCGGCCCTTCCGCTGCTGTTTCTTCTCGGCCGCCTCTTCACGCCGGAGAGTGCGCGCTGGCTGATGAGCCGGGGGCGAAACCGCGAGGCGGCGCGGTCGATCGGCGCGGTGATCGCCGCCGACCGGGCGAAGCTCGCGGAGATGGGGGCCGCGGCGGCCGAGGCCGTGCATCTGGTCGCCAAGACGCCGGAGGCGGTGAAATCCGACGGCATCGCCGCGCTGTTCGGCAGCGCCTATCGCCGCCGCACCTGGCTCGCCTGCGTGCCGTGGTTCCTGATGGATATCGCCTCCTACGGCATCGGCCTCTTCACCCCAATGCTGCTGGCGGACCTGCATTTCGGCTCGGCCCGCAGCGGGGCGGTGCTTGCCGATTTCTCGGAGATCGGCGGCTCCTCGCTGATCGACATCTTCCTGCTGGTCGGCTTCCTGGCGGCGTTCTGGGTCATCCCGCGCTATGGCCATCTGCGCCCGCAGGTCTATGGCTTCCTCGGCATGACCGCCGGCATGCTGGTCCTGGTCGCGGCGCTCTGGGCCGGTGGTCCCGCCCATCCGTCCGTCGCCGTCATATTCGCCGGCTTCATCCTGTTCAACCTCGCCATGAATGTCGGGCCGCATTCGACCACCTTCGCGCTGCCGGCGGAACTGTTCCCGACGCAGCTGCGCGGCGCCGGCTCGGGCTTCGCCTCGGCCTCGGCCAAGGTGGGCGCGGCGCTCGGCGCCTTCCTGCTGCCGATCGTCAAGGCGGAATACGGGCTTTCGGCCGTGCTGCTGCTGGTGGCGGGCGTCAGCCTTCTCGGCGCGCTCGTGACGGCGGTGCTGGTCGAGGAACTGGGCGGCGCGGCGAGCCTGGAGCAGCGGCACGGGCCGGACGCTCAGCCGGCCGCTTCGGACGGCAAGGCGGCGCTCAGATCAGCTTGA
- a CDS encoding ABC transporter substrate-binding protein produces MNGLKKLSAALGVSLALAGFGMGMGMGAASAQDSKVFKIWWYEAPESAMAIAWNQAIEEFKAKHPDLTIAFEQKSWDQIEKAGSLMLNSNEAPDLMEYNKGNAIAGLAASQGLLTDLTDVAKERGWDKILTEGQQALGRYDDRGIFGGGPLIGVPDYGEFVTVYYNKDLFKANNLEVPTTFEEFETVLDAFVAKGITPIAEAANDYPAQHLLYELALIKADPEWVANYQGLKAPLDTAPYLYGAQKLQEWVQKGYVSKDATGLKAQDMANLFMAGKAPMIISGTWFAGEFKSKIDGFEWGHFLFPGKNISAGSTGNIWVVPKNGKNKELAYEFIDLTLTKANQALLGNSGGVPVAADPSDVTDPVGNMLTSGFKTLSDRDGLGFYPDWPAPGYYNLLMQKTQALIGGSLTPEAFIEAIAGPYNEAYEEAN; encoded by the coding sequence GTGAACGGATTGAAGAAGCTTTCGGCCGCGCTGGGCGTCAGCCTGGCGCTGGCCGGCTTTGGCATGGGCATGGGGATGGGCGCGGCCAGCGCCCAGGACTCAAAGGTCTTCAAGATCTGGTGGTACGAGGCGCCGGAAAGCGCGATGGCGATCGCCTGGAACCAGGCCATCGAGGAGTTCAAGGCGAAGCATCCGGACCTGACCATCGCCTTCGAGCAGAAGAGCTGGGACCAGATCGAGAAGGCCGGCAGCCTGATGCTGAATTCCAACGAGGCGCCGGACCTCATGGAATACAACAAGGGCAACGCGATCGCCGGCCTCGCCGCGTCGCAGGGGCTTTTGACCGACCTCACCGATGTCGCCAAGGAGCGCGGCTGGGACAAGATCCTGACCGAGGGCCAGCAGGCGCTCGGCCGCTATGACGATCGCGGCATTTTCGGCGGCGGGCCGCTGATCGGCGTGCCCGATTACGGCGAGTTCGTCACGGTCTACTACAACAAGGACCTGTTCAAGGCGAACAACCTCGAGGTCCCGACGACGTTCGAGGAATTCGAGACCGTGCTCGACGCCTTCGTCGCCAAGGGGATCACGCCGATCGCGGAAGCCGCCAACGATTATCCGGCGCAGCACCTGCTCTACGAGCTGGCGCTGATCAAGGCCGATCCGGAGTGGGTCGCCAACTACCAGGGCCTGAAGGCGCCGCTCGACACCGCGCCCTATCTCTACGGCGCGCAGAAGCTGCAGGAATGGGTCCAGAAGGGCTACGTCTCGAAGGACGCGACCGGCCTCAAGGCGCAGGACATGGCCAATCTGTTCATGGCCGGCAAGGCGCCGATGATCATCTCGGGAACCTGGTTCGCGGGCGAGTTCAAGTCGAAGATCGATGGCTTCGAGTGGGGCCACTTCCTGTTCCCCGGCAAGAACATCTCGGCCGGCTCGACCGGCAACATCTGGGTCGTGCCGAAGAACGGCAAGAACAAGGAACTCGCCTATGAGTTCATCGACCTGACGCTGACCAAGGCGAACCAGGCGCTGCTCGGCAATTCCGGCGGCGTGCCGGTGGCGGCCGATCCCTCCGACGTCACCGATCCCGTCGGCAACATGCTGACCTCCGGCTTCAAGACGCTGTCCGACCGCGACGGCCTCGGCTTCTATCCGGATTGGCCGGCGCCGGGCTACTACAACCTCCTGATGCAGAAGACGCAGGCGCTGATCGGCGGCTCGCTGACGCCGGAGGCGTTCATCGAGGCGATCGCCGGCCCCTACAACGAGGCCTATGAAGAGGCGAACTGA
- a CDS encoding manganese/iron ABC transporter ATP-binding protein, with amino-acid sequence MNAPLPSRSALAAGIAVAGATVTYRNGHTALRDASFSIPTGTITALVGVNGSGKSTLFKAIMGFVRVSRGSITILGQPVEKALRQNLVAYVPQSEDVDWNFPVLVEDVVMMGRYGHMGMMRLAKARDHEAVADALERVGMSAMRKRQIGELSGGQRKRVFLARALAQDGRVILLDEPFTGVDVQTEAAIIELLRGLRDEGRVMLVSTHNLGSVPEFCDRAVLLNRTVLAHGPTRETFTRANLEKTFGGVLRHVVLDADLAGGSIDILTDDESPLLLQPVGERLEAQP; translated from the coding sequence ATGAACGCGCCCCTTCCCTCCCGTTCGGCGCTCGCCGCCGGCATCGCGGTCGCAGGCGCGACGGTCACCTATCGCAACGGCCACACGGCGCTGCGCGACGCCAGCTTCTCCATCCCGACCGGCACGATCACGGCGCTGGTCGGCGTCAACGGCAGCGGCAAGTCCACGCTCTTCAAGGCGATCATGGGCTTCGTCCGCGTCTCGCGCGGCTCGATCACCATCCTCGGCCAGCCGGTCGAGAAGGCGCTCCGGCAGAACCTCGTCGCCTATGTGCCGCAGAGCGAGGACGTCGACTGGAACTTTCCGGTCCTCGTCGAGGACGTCGTGATGATGGGGCGTTACGGCCACATGGGCATGATGCGCCTCGCCAAGGCGCGCGACCACGAAGCGGTCGCCGACGCGCTGGAACGGGTCGGCATGAGCGCGATGCGCAAGCGCCAGATCGGCGAGCTTTCCGGAGGCCAGCGGAAGCGCGTCTTCCTCGCCCGCGCGCTGGCGCAGGACGGCCGCGTCATCCTGCTCGACGAACCCTTCACCGGCGTCGACGTGCAGACCGAAGCGGCGATCATCGAACTGCTGCGGGGCCTGCGCGACGAGGGCCGCGTCATGCTGGTCTCGACCCACAATCTCGGCAGCGTACCGGAATTCTGCGATCGCGCCGTGCTTTTGAACCGCACCGTGCTCGCCCATGGCCCGACGCGCGAGACGTTTACCCGCGCCAATCTGGAAAAGACCTTCGGCGGCGTGCTGCGCCATGTCGTGCTCGACGCCGACCTCGCCGGCGGGTCGATCGACATCCTGACCGACGACGAGAGCCCGCTGCTGCTCCAGCCCGTCGGCGAGCGGCTGGAGGCGCAACCGTGA
- a CDS encoding metal ABC transporter permease yields the protein MIDTLLQPLQFAFMQNALIISALVAVPTALLSCYLVLKGWSLMGDAISHAVLPGVVVAYIVGAPLAVGAFVAGMGCALASGYLKANSRIKQDTVMGIVFSGMFGLGIVLYTKIETDVHLDHILFGDMLGVGWRDILESGLIALLITGILAVKWRDLLLHAFDPIQARVVGLRVNWLHYGLLAILSLAIVGALKAVGIILAIAMLVSPGAIAFLLTKKFSAMLLLATAIAVIASLGGVYLSFFLDSAPAPTIVLLLTAAFVVAFIVSTRRAARIEMEATRPS from the coding sequence ATGATCGACACGCTGCTGCAACCCCTCCAGTTCGCGTTCATGCAGAACGCGCTCATCATCTCGGCCCTCGTCGCAGTGCCGACGGCGCTGCTCTCCTGCTATCTCGTGCTGAAGGGCTGGTCGCTGATGGGCGACGCCATCTCGCATGCCGTGCTGCCCGGCGTCGTCGTCGCCTATATCGTCGGAGCGCCGCTTGCCGTCGGCGCCTTCGTCGCCGGCATGGGCTGTGCGCTCGCCAGCGGCTATCTGAAGGCGAACAGCCGCATCAAGCAGGATACGGTGATGGGCATCGTGTTCTCCGGCATGTTCGGCCTCGGCATCGTGCTCTACACAAAGATCGAGACCGACGTTCACTTGGACCACATCCTGTTCGGCGACATGCTCGGCGTGGGCTGGCGGGACATTCTCGAGAGCGGGCTGATCGCGCTTCTCATCACCGGCATCCTCGCGGTCAAGTGGCGCGACCTGCTGCTGCATGCCTTCGATCCGATCCAGGCGCGCGTCGTCGGTCTCCGGGTCAACTGGCTGCACTACGGCCTGCTGGCGATCCTGTCGCTCGCCATCGTCGGCGCGCTGAAGGCGGTCGGCATCATCCTCGCCATCGCCATGCTGGTCTCGCCCGGCGCCATCGCCTTCCTGCTGACGAAGAAGTTCAGCGCCATGCTGCTCTTGGCAACCGCGATCGCCGTCATCGCCTCGCTCGGCGGCGTCTATCTGAGCTTCTTCCTCGACAGCGCCCCGGCCCCGACCATCGTCCTGCTGCTGACGGCCGCCTTCGTCGTCGCCTTTATCGTCTCCACCCGCCGCGCTGCCCGCATCGAGATGGAGGCGACCCGCCCCTCCTGA
- a CDS encoding metal ABC transporter substrate-binding protein, with protein sequence MLDRVRRRLLFALSGLLVATALSSAALPGHAFAAEETRAAEGQKPFKAVTTFTIIADMAQNVAGDAAIVESITKPGAEIHNYQPTPGDIVKAQDAQLILWNGLGLELWFEKFFANLDGVPQATISAGVEPMGISEGPYSGKPNPHAWMSPTAARLYVDNIRDAFVKYDPANAETYKANAEAYKAKIDATVAPIRDALAAIPEEKRWLVSSEGAFSYLARDFGLKELYLWPINADQQGTPKQVRKVIDAVRANKIPVVFSESTISANPAKQVARETGAAYGGVLYVDSLSEADGPVPTYLDLLRVTSETIANGIVENPVLGE encoded by the coding sequence ATGCTCGACCGCGTGCGTCGCCGCCTTCTCTTCGCCCTGTCCGGACTGCTCGTGGCAACCGCCCTCTCCTCGGCGGCGCTGCCGGGCCATGCATTCGCTGCCGAAGAGACCCGGGCCGCCGAAGGCCAAAAACCCTTCAAGGCGGTCACGACCTTCACCATCATCGCCGACATGGCCCAGAACGTCGCCGGCGATGCCGCGATCGTGGAATCCATCACCAAGCCGGGCGCCGAGATCCATAATTACCAGCCGACGCCGGGCGACATCGTGAAGGCGCAGGACGCGCAGCTGATCCTCTGGAACGGGCTCGGCCTCGAACTCTGGTTCGAGAAATTCTTCGCCAATCTCGACGGTGTGCCGCAGGCGACGATCTCGGCCGGCGTCGAGCCGATGGGCATTTCGGAAGGGCCCTATTCCGGCAAGCCCAACCCGCATGCCTGGATGTCGCCCACCGCGGCGCGTCTCTACGTCGACAACATCCGCGACGCCTTCGTGAAATACGACCCGGCCAACGCCGAGACCTACAAGGCGAATGCCGAGGCCTACAAGGCGAAGATCGACGCCACGGTCGCGCCAATCCGCGACGCGCTCGCCGCCATTCCGGAAGAGAAGCGCTGGCTCGTTTCGAGCGAAGGCGCGTTCTCGTATCTCGCGCGCGATTTCGGCCTGAAGGAGCTCTATCTCTGGCCGATCAACGCCGACCAGCAGGGCACGCCGAAGCAGGTGCGCAAGGTCATCGACGCGGTGCGCGCCAACAAGATCCCCGTCGTCTTCAGCGAAAGCACGATCTCGGCCAATCCGGCCAAGCAGGTGGCGCGCGAGACCGGCGCTGCCTATGGCGGCGTGCTCTATGTCGACAGCCTCAGCGAGGCGGACGGCCCGGTGCCGACCTATCTCGATCTCTTGCGCGTCACCTCCGAGACGATCGCCAACGGCATCGTCGAAAACCCGGTACTCGGCGAATGA
- a CDS encoding metal ABC transporter permease, translating to MIATLLEPFAYGYMLNAMWVSALVGGVCAFLSAYLMLKGWSLIGDALSHSIVPGVAGAYMLGLPFSIGAFFSGGLAAAAMLFLNQRTKLKEDAIIGLIFTGFFGLGLFMVSLSPTSVNIQTIVLGNILAITPEDTLQLAIIGFVSLAILMVKWKDLMVTFFDESHARSIGLNPTFLKILFFTLLSACTVAALQTVGAFLVIAMVVTPGATAYLLTDRFPRLLAISVAVGAVTSFVGAYASYFLDGATGGIIVVLQTLIFLLAFLLAPKHGLLAARRRAAEALETAS from the coding sequence GTGATCGCGACCCTCCTCGAGCCGTTCGCCTATGGCTACATGCTGAACGCCATGTGGGTCAGCGCCTTGGTCGGCGGCGTCTGCGCCTTCCTCTCCGCCTATCTGATGCTGAAGGGCTGGTCGCTGATCGGCGACGCGCTTTCGCATTCGATCGTGCCGGGCGTCGCCGGCGCCTACATGCTGGGCCTGCCGTTCTCGATCGGCGCCTTTTTCTCCGGCGGCCTCGCCGCCGCCGCCATGCTGTTCCTCAACCAGCGCACCAAGCTGAAGGAAGACGCCATCATCGGGCTGATCTTCACCGGCTTCTTCGGCCTCGGCCTGTTCATGGTGTCGTTGTCGCCGACATCAGTGAACATCCAGACCATCGTGCTCGGCAACATCCTCGCCATCACGCCGGAGGACACGCTGCAGCTCGCCATCATCGGCTTCGTCTCGCTGGCGATCCTGATGGTGAAGTGGAAGGACCTGATGGTCACCTTCTTCGACGAGAGTCACGCCCGCTCGATCGGCCTCAACCCGACCTTCCTGAAGATCCTGTTCTTCACCCTGCTCTCGGCCTGCACCGTCGCGGCGCTGCAGACGGTCGGCGCCTTCCTGGTCATCGCCATGGTGGTGACGCCGGGGGCCACCGCCTATCTGCTCACCGACCGCTTCCCGCGCCTGCTCGCGATCAGCGTCGCCGTCGGCGCCGTGACCAGTTTCGTCGGCGCCTATGCGAGCTATTTCCTCGACGGCGCGACGGGCGGCATCATCGTCGTGCTGCAGACGCTGATCTTCCTCTTGGCTTTCCTCCTCGCCCCCAAGCACGGCCTGCTCGCCGCCCGCCGCCGCGCGGCGGAAGCCCTGGAAACGGCATCATGA
- a CDS encoding carbohydrate ABC transporter permease, producing the protein MASTSHAAKDRHVSESGYALFLIPGLIGFALVVLLPFLMNLGISFTRWKGIGMPTFIGIDNYARLIRDGTFWAAFQHSIAAVIAMAAIPTALGLFLAAVLYDYVAPRFGGKISSWLRAGFYLPQILPIAVAGVLWGWILSPIGVLNEVLKAVGLGALAHNWLGDPSTALLSVMAVMVWLQVGYALVVFMSGLARVDPSLYEAAELDGAPWLSRFRHITIPMLKPEIFVVGLTTTIAALKVFAPVYVLTSGGPDNATNVPSYFAYYHFFTTNRVGYGAAISSVQMLITLVLGLVFLRVQARQTEGER; encoded by the coding sequence ATGGCCTCGACGTCTCACGCGGCGAAGGACCGGCATGTCAGCGAGAGCGGTTATGCGCTCTTCCTGATCCCGGGCCTGATCGGCTTCGCGCTGGTGGTGCTGCTGCCCTTTCTGATGAATCTCGGCATCAGCTTCACGCGCTGGAAGGGCATCGGCATGCCGACCTTCATCGGCATCGACAACTACGCCCGGCTGATCCGCGACGGCACGTTCTGGGCCGCCTTCCAGCACAGCATCGCCGCCGTCATCGCCATGGCGGCGATCCCGACCGCGCTCGGCCTGTTCCTGGCCGCCGTGCTCTACGACTATGTCGCGCCGCGCTTCGGCGGGAAGATCTCGAGCTGGCTGCGCGCCGGCTTCTACCTGCCGCAGATCCTGCCGATCGCCGTCGCCGGCGTGCTCTGGGGCTGGATCCTGAGTCCGATCGGCGTGTTGAACGAGGTTCTTAAAGCGGTCGGCCTCGGCGCGCTGGCCCATAACTGGCTCGGCGATCCCAGTACCGCGCTGCTCTCCGTCATGGCGGTGATGGTGTGGCTGCAGGTCGGCTACGCGCTGGTCGTCTTCATGTCGGGCCTCGCCCGCGTCGACCCCTCGCTCTACGAGGCGGCCGAGCTCGACGGCGCGCCCTGGCTCTCGCGCTTCCGCCACATCACCATTCCGATGCTGAAGCCGGAGATCTTCGTCGTCGGGCTGACCACGACGATCGCGGCGCTGAAGGTGTTCGCGCCGGTCTATGTGCTGACCTCGGGCGGGCCTGACAACGCCACCAACGTGCCGTCCTATTTCGCCTACTACCACTTCTTCACCACCAACCGCGTCGGCTACGGCGCGGCGATCTCGTCCGTGCAGATGCTGATCACGCTGGTGCTCGGCCTCGTCTTCCTGCGCGTCCAGGCGCGTCAGACGGAAGGGGAGCGCTGA